A genomic segment from Polyangium mundeleinium encodes:
- a CDS encoding TonB-dependent receptor: MRFPFRTRWFSLAAACSFGLLASSAFAAGNSVLTGTVIDAATRKPLADVVVTVTSPALQGEQTVVTDAAGNYRVPQLPPGEYTIRLDGDKHKPLARGGITLRTSSTLRANLELLPDELREEIVVVARPPTIDIGSTTTGVIVDSDLSHRLAVAPPGGRASAIRSFESLGALAPGAQPTPLGFAINGSSAPENRFQIDGVSVGSASDGINDTPLSLEFVREVNVATGGYMPEYGRTTGGVFDVVTKSGGNEFHGSIFGSFTPGAFEGRRKPVRAQGTVVGVDQKLGAMRDFGFELGGPLMKDRLWFYAGLNVALQDLDIVRSLNRLRYETNADGSLKLDANGNPISLRDEYGFQVTEPIEGGTRNYVASKETLQYIGKLTWLINPSHTLTLSVFGSPTWSGGNGRISLNGVSGQMTTINTNLLEGEYAAFGRREEQVINTVSLKLSSAFLNKRLLVDTTVGYHHAYSNRLPVDGAGIGSGQGLDKVPGVSWTRGAPHSIADFENLPAGSGCEPKGSTNVIYCPVRAYLTGGPGNVNESITNRFQGRSVVTYLLNAFGQHVIKAGLDIEVSNSLFARANTGNVWFSETYDGSAWQVWRIGNLTSPDDVYVPKLQSPTTHSTIVGGFVQDSFTFLDRVTVNAGLRYDAQMMSSSEGVGMVLPNQWSPRVGAIYDFTGQGRSKLFASYARYYENVPLGMAEGLFVQRPFTVSAVSSSVCDPTDPAKVEACLDPKNRLTYGAPSSPNRQWGFYYGDRAPVDPELEAQSMDEITAGGEYQVFSDARVGASYTHRSIHRVIENMSRDEGTSFFVGNPGHGAASDFPEARRDYDAVTLFFQKSFSEGWLALASYTASYLRGNYPGLASGSGSWPSPHTLSDFDLLSLLPNRDGPLPGDRRHSVKLYGAKEFALPKNIRINIGMSYTGTSGAPLDVLGAHPYYGRGAAFILPRGAGGNLPWIHSVDSNLAVGYKISKDSTLSVNVDVFNLFNFQAETSRDQSFTYANVRPIDGGTTTDLPEKGESACATGAGCRYKLVNFEDGSPFDPANRNPNYGSPTSYQAPRTIRMGVRLTF; this comes from the coding sequence ATGCGCTTCCCCTTTAGAACCCGATGGTTTTCCCTGGCGGCAGCCTGTTCCTTTGGCCTGCTCGCCTCCTCCGCCTTCGCCGCCGGAAACTCGGTTCTGACCGGCACGGTGATCGATGCAGCGACGCGGAAGCCACTCGCCGACGTCGTCGTCACCGTGACGTCCCCCGCGCTGCAAGGCGAGCAGACCGTCGTGACCGACGCAGCCGGCAACTATCGCGTCCCGCAGCTCCCGCCGGGCGAATACACGATCCGGCTCGACGGGGACAAGCACAAGCCCCTCGCGCGCGGCGGAATCACGCTCCGCACGAGCAGCACGCTCCGCGCCAACCTGGAGCTCTTGCCGGACGAGCTGCGCGAGGAGATCGTGGTCGTCGCGAGGCCCCCGACGATCGACATCGGGTCGACGACGACGGGCGTGATCGTCGATTCGGATCTTTCGCATCGCCTCGCGGTGGCCCCGCCGGGAGGTCGCGCCTCGGCCATACGATCCTTCGAAAGCCTCGGCGCGCTCGCGCCCGGCGCACAGCCGACCCCCCTCGGCTTTGCCATCAACGGCTCCTCGGCCCCCGAAAACCGATTCCAGATCGACGGCGTCTCCGTGGGCAGCGCCTCGGACGGCATCAACGACACGCCGCTTTCGCTCGAATTCGTCCGGGAAGTCAACGTCGCCACGGGCGGATACATGCCGGAGTACGGCCGAACCACCGGTGGTGTGTTCGACGTCGTCACGAAATCGGGCGGCAATGAATTTCACGGGTCGATCTTCGGCAGCTTCACGCCGGGCGCGTTCGAGGGGCGCCGAAAGCCCGTGCGCGCGCAGGGCACGGTCGTCGGCGTCGATCAAAAGCTCGGCGCGATGCGTGACTTCGGGTTCGAGCTGGGTGGCCCTCTCATGAAGGATCGCCTCTGGTTTTACGCGGGCTTGAACGTGGCCCTCCAGGACCTCGACATCGTGCGTTCGCTGAACCGCTTGCGGTACGAGACGAACGCCGACGGGTCCTTGAAGCTCGACGCGAACGGCAACCCCATCAGCCTTCGAGACGAATACGGCTTTCAGGTCACCGAACCCATCGAGGGCGGGACGCGCAACTACGTCGCGTCGAAAGAGACGTTGCAGTACATCGGCAAGCTGACGTGGCTCATCAACCCGTCGCACACGTTGACGTTGTCCGTGTTCGGCTCGCCCACGTGGTCGGGCGGGAACGGGCGGATCTCGCTCAATGGGGTCTCGGGCCAGATGACGACGATCAACACGAACTTGCTGGAAGGCGAATACGCGGCCTTCGGGAGGCGGGAAGAGCAGGTGATCAACACGGTCTCGCTCAAGCTCTCGTCGGCCTTCCTGAACAAGAGGCTCCTGGTCGACACGACGGTCGGATACCATCACGCCTACTCCAACCGCCTCCCGGTCGACGGAGCGGGGATCGGGAGCGGCCAGGGGCTCGACAAGGTCCCCGGTGTCTCGTGGACGCGGGGCGCACCGCATTCCATCGCGGATTTCGAGAATCTGCCGGCGGGGAGTGGTTGTGAGCCCAAGGGGTCGACGAACGTCATCTACTGCCCGGTGCGCGCCTACCTGACGGGGGGGCCCGGGAACGTCAACGAGTCCATCACGAACCGTTTCCAGGGGCGCTCTGTCGTCACGTACCTGCTCAACGCATTCGGGCAACACGTCATCAAGGCAGGACTCGACATCGAGGTGTCGAACAGCCTGTTCGCTCGGGCGAACACCGGGAACGTGTGGTTCTCCGAGACGTACGATGGTTCCGCGTGGCAGGTCTGGCGCATCGGAAACCTGACGAGCCCGGACGACGTGTACGTACCCAAGCTGCAATCCCCCACGACGCATTCCACCATCGTCGGCGGTTTCGTTCAGGATAGCTTCACGTTCCTGGACCGGGTCACGGTGAATGCAGGCTTGCGGTACGACGCGCAGATGATGTCGAGCAGCGAGGGGGTGGGCATGGTGCTCCCCAACCAATGGTCTCCGCGCGTGGGAGCCATCTACGACTTCACCGGCCAGGGACGGTCGAAGCTCTTCGCCAGCTACGCACGGTATTACGAGAACGTGCCCCTCGGCATGGCCGAGGGCTTGTTCGTCCAGCGGCCCTTCACCGTATCCGCCGTGTCGAGCTCCGTGTGTGACCCGACCGATCCCGCGAAGGTCGAGGCCTGCCTGGACCCGAAGAACCGACTCACGTACGGGGCGCCCTCCTCGCCCAACCGGCAATGGGGCTTTTATTACGGGGACCGTGCGCCGGTGGATCCGGAGCTCGAGGCGCAATCGATGGACGAGATCACCGCAGGCGGCGAGTATCAAGTCTTCAGCGATGCGCGTGTGGGCGCGAGCTACACGCACCGGTCGATCCACCGCGTCATCGAGAACATGAGCCGCGACGAAGGGACCTCGTTCTTCGTGGGCAATCCCGGGCACGGCGCGGCGTCCGACTTCCCCGAAGCGCGGCGCGATTACGACGCCGTGACGTTGTTCTTCCAGAAGTCGTTCTCCGAGGGGTGGCTCGCGCTGGCGAGCTACACGGCGTCCTATCTCCGTGGCAACTACCCCGGGCTCGCCTCGGGGTCGGGGTCCTGGCCGTCCCCTCATACCCTCTCCGACTTCGACCTCCTGTCGCTCCTGCCGAACCGGGATGGCCCGCTTCCTGGAGATCGGCGCCATTCCGTCAAGCTCTACGGCGCCAAAGAGTTCGCGCTCCCGAAAAACATCCGCATCAACATCGGAATGAGCTACACCGGCACGTCGGGGGCGCCGCTCGATGTTCTCGGCGCTCATCCCTACTATGGAAGAGGCGCCGCGTTCATTCTGCCTCGGGGCGCGGGCGGCAACTTGCCCTGGATCCATAGCGTCGATTCGAACCTCGCGGTCGGCTACAAGATCAGCAAGGACAGCACGCTCTCCGTGAACGTGGACGTGTTCAACCTGTTCAACTTCCAGGCCGAGACCAGCCGTGACCAGTCCTTCACGTACGCGAACGTCCGGCCCATCGACGGCGGGACGACGACGGATCTGCCCGAGAAGGGCGAATCGGCATGCGCGACCGGCGCGGGGTGCCGGTACAAACTCGTGAATTTCGAGGACGGCTCGCCGTTCGATCCTGCCAACCGAAACCCCAACTACGGCAGCCCCACCTCGTACCAGGCGCCGAGGACGATCCGCATGGGCGTCCGGTTGACCTTCTGA
- a CDS encoding SDR family NAD(P)-dependent oxidoreductase, with amino-acid sequence MTRVLILGATSAVAAEVAQIHASRGDRLHLVGRNPEKLAAVAARCAEATVSVATADFGELGANERVITDAIATLGHVDVALIAHGDLGDQLASERSFDEAEAILRTNFTSVVSLLIPLANHMEATRKGRIGVITSVAGDRGRPRNYTYGAAKGALNVYLQGLRTRLYASGVTVTTLKLGPVDTPMTRDHEKTLLFSKPAAVAKDIVRAMDGGTPEAYVPARWGLIMPLVRRTPEALFQKLPFLSGR; translated from the coding sequence ATGACACGGGTCTTGATCCTTGGTGCCACGTCCGCGGTCGCCGCGGAGGTCGCGCAGATTCACGCGAGCCGCGGCGATCGCCTTCATCTGGTGGGTCGCAACCCCGAAAAACTCGCCGCGGTGGCAGCGCGATGCGCGGAGGCGACCGTCTCCGTGGCGACCGCCGACTTCGGTGAGCTCGGCGCGAACGAACGCGTCATCACGGACGCGATCGCGACGCTCGGCCACGTGGATGTCGCGCTCATCGCGCACGGCGACCTCGGCGATCAGCTCGCCAGCGAGCGCTCCTTCGACGAAGCAGAGGCGATCCTCCGCACGAACTTCACGAGCGTCGTCTCGCTCCTCATCCCGCTGGCGAATCACATGGAGGCCACCCGGAAGGGGCGGATCGGCGTCATCACCTCGGTCGCCGGCGACCGCGGGCGCCCCCGCAACTACACCTATGGCGCGGCGAAAGGAGCGCTCAACGTGTACCTGCAAGGGCTCCGCACGCGCCTTTATGCTTCGGGCGTGACCGTGACGACGCTGAAGCTCGGCCCGGTCGACACGCCGATGACACGGGACCACGAAAAGACCCTTCTCTTCAGCAAACCCGCCGCCGTGGCGAAGGACATCGTGCGCGCCATGGATGGCGGTACGCCCGAGGCTTACGTACCCGCGCGGTGGGGCCTCATCATGCCTCTCGTGCGGCGCACGCCCGAGGCCCTTTTCCAGAAGCTCCCGTTCCTCTCCGGGCGCTGA